A genomic window from Salvia miltiorrhiza cultivar Shanhuang (shh) chromosome 5, IMPLAD_Smil_shh, whole genome shotgun sequence includes:
- the LOC130985846 gene encoding transcription initiation factor IIF subunit alpha-like — protein sequence MSIDLILKPSCGGCGSTDELYGSTCKHLTLCVNCGKSMAEKRLKCYECGTPITRLIREYNVRASSSNDKNYFIARFASGLPSFKKKNENKWSLQKEGLQGRQVTDTLREKFKNKPWLLEDETGQFQYHGHLEGTQTATYYLLMLQGKEFVAIPAGSWYNFTKVAQYKQLTLEEAEEKMKNRRRTADGYERWMMKAAHNGAAAFGEVEKFDDREVAGGGGGGKGRKKATGDDDEANVSDRGDEDEEEEVARKNRLGLNKKSGDDDEEGPRGGDLDFDDDDIEKGDDWEHEEIFTDDDEAVGIDPEEREDLAPEIPAPPEIKQDDEDEDEADEEEGEGGLSKSGKELKKLLGRANGLDDSDAEDDDDDDDTEDDISPVLAPKKEAPKEEPVDNSSPLKATTSATGRGTPSTSKSSKGKRKSSGDETKTPNGAPLKKMKTENELKPVKDENASSSKNIAPPKGATPPTSSKSVPSSPTVPVTEDEIRAVLLRNTSLTIQDLVAKFKSRLKSKEDKNAFADILKRISKIQKTNGAANFVVLRDR from the exons ATGTCGATAGACTTGATATTGAAGCCGTCGTGCGGCGGTTGTGGATCGACGGATGAGCTATACGGAAGCACGTGCAAGCACCTGACGCTTTGCGTGAATTGTGGCAAATCGATGGCCGAGAAACGTTTAAAGTGCTACGAGTGCGGCACCCCCATCACTCGCCTGATTAGG GAATACAATGTGCGTGCTAGTTCCAGCAACGACAAAAACTACTTCATTGCAAGATTTGCCTCAGGATTACCAAGTTTTAAGAAGAAGAATGAGAATAAATGGTCATTGCAGAAAGAAGGTCTGCAGGGGCGCCAAGTGACTGATACCTTGAGG GAGAAGTTCAAGAATAAACCTTGGCTACTGGAAGACGAAACCGGCCAGTTTCAGTACCATGGTCACCTTGAGGGCACACAGACAGCCACATATTATCTTCTAATGCTTCAAGGAAAAGAATTTGTTGCTATTCCTGCTGGTTCCTG GTACAATTTTACCAAAGTGGCACAATATAAGCAACTCACTTTAGAGGAAGCtgaagaaaagatgaaaaatagaAGGAGAACAGCTGATGGATACGAGAGATGGATGATGAAAGCAGCACATAATGGAGCTGCAGCCTTTGGTGAAGTTGAAAAGTTTGACGATCGGGAAGTTgcaggtggtggtggtggtgggaagGGGCGCAAAAAAGCTACAGGGGATGACGATGAAGCCAATGTTTCAGATAGaggagatgaagatgaagaggaAGAGGTAGCAAGAAAAAACAGGTTGGGGCTCAACAAGAAAAGCGGGGATGATGATGAAGAAGGTCCACGAGGTGGTGACCTtgattttgatgatgatgatatcgAGAAGG GTGATGATTGGGAGCATGAAGAGATTTTCACTGACGATGATGAAGCTGTTGGAATTGATCCCGAGGAGCGAGAAGATTTGGCCCCCGAGATCCCTGCCCCTCCAGAAATTAAACAG GATGATGAGGATGAAGATGAAGCTGATGAagaagagggagagggaggACTGAGTAAATCTGGAAAAGAGCTGAAGAAGCTGCTTGGACGAGCTAATGGGTTGGATGATTCCGATGCAGAGGAtgatgacgacgacgacgat ACGGAAGATGATATATCTCCAGTGCTAGCCCCAAAGAAGGAAGCTCCGAAAGAAGAGCCAGTTGATAACAGCAGTCCCCTCAAAGCCACAACTTCTGCAACTGGTCGTGGGACACCATCTACTTCAAAGTCATCAAAGGGTAAAAGAAAAAGTAGCGGGGATGAAACAAAAACACCAAATGGTGCACctttgaagaaaatgaaaacaGAAAAT GAATTAAAACCTGTGAAAGATGAGAATGCTTCATCCTCAAAAAACATTGCACCTCCTAAAGGTGCAACGCCACCCACATCATCAAAAAGTGTGCCATCATCACCAACTGTGCCAGTTACTGAAGATGAAATTAGGGCTGTTCTACTACGGAATACATCTCTGACCATACAGGATCTTGTGGCCAAATTCAAATCTAGACTGAAGTCGAAAGAG GACAAGAATGCATTTGCAGATATATTGAAAAGGATATCAAAGATTCAAAAGACGAATGGAGCAGCAAACTTTGTAGTTCTGAGAGATAGATGA
- the LOC130985849 gene encoding uncharacterized protein LOC130985849, whose product MERNRPKRCHMNVYVYAMLEEIMEQLVEQLIVVIEHIVRLITRKRKRSSTVAPYGILHRIPEQVKHLSRLTNISDIDCVVNMRMDRNAFGRLCQLLRQLGGLTNGRYVTVEEQVAVFLSVLAHHKKNRVVRFDFWRSGQTISHYVHVVLNAILKLHVILLVKPQPVLEDCIDPRWRWFKGCLGALDGTYIDVMVPSANKPRYRTRKGQISTNTLAVCDRNGKFVYVLPGWEGSAADSRVLRDALTRVHGFRVPKRNYYLCDNGYANSDGFLAPYKRVRYHLREWGPMAARPQNAQELFNLRHSKARNIIERSFGVMKMRWGILRSTSYYPIVIQNRIIMACFIINNFIRSEMTVDPIEEQFNNLTVEMEFAEQDHGEFIDAVEASPAWNAQRDDLAHAMWQKYVGNM is encoded by the exons ATGGAACGGAATAGGCCTAAAAGATGCCATATGAATGTATATGTATATGCGATGCTTGAGGAAATAATGGAACAGCTTGTTGAGCAACTTATCGTAGTAATTGAACACATAGTCAGGCTtataacaagaaaaagaaagcgTAGCTCAACGGTAGCGCCGTATGGTATTCTTCACCGGATCCCTGAGCAGGTGAAGCATTTGAGCAGGTTAACTAATATTAGTGATATTGATTGTGTTGTAAATATGCGAATGGATCGCAACGCCTTCGGTCGACTTTGCCAATTACTAAGACAGTTGGGTGGTCTAACAAATGGTAGATATGTAACTGTCGAGGAACAGGTCGCCGTATTTTTATCTGTCCTAGCTCACCATAAGAAAAACAGGGTAGTTAGGTTTGATTTTTGGCGTTCGGGACAAACAATCTCCCATTACGTCCATGTTGTCTTGAATGCAATTTTGAAACTCCATGTCATCCTGCTTGTGAAACCCCAACCTGTATTAGAGGATTGCATCGACCCGAGATGGAGATGGTTTAAG GGATGTTTAGGTGCATTGGATGGCACCTACATCGATGTCATGGTGCCGTCTGCCAACAAACCAAGATATAGGACGCGGAAAGGACAAATATCAACAAACACTTTAGCGGTGTGTGACCGGAATGGCAAGTTTGTATATGTGTTACCGGGGTGGGAGGGCTCCGCAGCCGACTCTAGAGTATTGCGCGATGCACTCACCCGTGTGCACGGCTTCAGGGTTCCCAAAC GCAACTACTACTTGTGTGATAACGGTTATGCAAACTCTGATGGATTTTTGGCGCCATACAAAAGAGTTCGATATCACTTACGGGAGTGGGGACCAATGGCTGCCAGACCACAAAACGCGCAAGAACTATTCAACTTGAGACACTCCAAGGCACGTAACATCATCGAGCGATCTTTTGGGGTTATGAAAATGCGTTGGGGAATACTTCGCAGCACTTCCTATTATCCAATCGTGATCCAGAACAGGATTATAATGGCGTGCTTCATTATTAACAATTTTATTCGTTCCGAGATGACTGTTGATCCCATCGAAGAACAGTTCAACAACTTAACAGTTGAAATGGAATTCGCAGAACAGGACCACGGCGAGTTCATCGATGCTGTAGAGGCATCTCCTGCATGGAATGCACAGCGAGATGATTTAGCCCATGCTATGTGGCAAAAATATGTGGGAAATATGTGA